Genomic window (Streptomyces cadmiisoli):
CCGCGCGGGCCGCGTCCGCGTTGCCGCCGATGGCGTACAGGGCGCGGCCGACGCGGTGGTACCTCAGCACCAGTCCGACGGCGGCGAAGGCACCGGCGGCCACCCACACCGACAACGGGACGGTCAGGAACGTGGTCGTGGCCAGCGCGTAGAACGCGTCGGGCATGCCGAACAGGGTCTTGCCCTTGGTGGCGCCGACCAGCAGTCCGCGCAGCACGATCAGCATCGCGAGCGTCACGATGAACGCGTTGAGCCGGAACTTCACCACCAGGACGCCGTTGAAGGCACCGACCGCCGCCCCCACCAGGAGGACGGCGAGCAGCGCCGGCGCGGCGGACAGCTCGGTGCCCCAGCCGGACTGGGCGACCGGCAGCACGAGCAGCGCTCCGACGGCGGGCGCGATGCCGACGACCGACTCCAGCGACAGATCGAACTTGCCGGTGATCAGGACCAGCGACTCGGCGAGCACCACCATGGCGAGGGCGGCGGACGCGCCCAGGATGGAGATCAGGTTGCGTTCGGTGAGGAACGAGTCGTTCACCACCGCGCCGAGCACCATGAGCAGCACCAGCGCGGGCAGCAGGGCCAGTTCGCGGGCTCGGCGGAGCAGCACCGTCCTGGCCTGGCCCGCGGCGGCGGTGCGCGGGGGCGCCGCCGCCGGGGCGGCCTTGGTGTCAGCCATGGTCCACTCCTTCGATGGAGGCGATCAGCTCGTGGTCGTGCCAGCCGGCCGGGTGCTCGGCGACGACCCTGCCGTGGAAGAGGACCAGGACGCGGTCGCAGCGGCGCAGGTCGTCGAGTTCGTCGGAGACGACGAGCACGGCGGTGCCGTCCTCGCGGGCACTGTCCATCCGGGCGAGCAGCGACTCCTTGGACTTCACGTCGACACCGGCGGTGGGGTTGATGAGCACCAGCAGGCGCGGGTCGGAGGCGAGCGCGCGGGCCATGACGACCTTCTGCGCGTTCCCCCCGGACAGGTCGGACACCGGCTGGTCGGCGCCCTCGGTGTGGATGTCGAGGCGGTCGATCAGCTCGCCGGCGACCCGGCGCCGGCGGTCGGTGCCGACGAAGCCGTACCGGCCGAGCCGGTCCAGGACGCTCAGGGTGGCGTTGTCGCCGACGGTCATGCCGGCGATCAGGCCCTGGTCGTGCCGGTCCCGCGGGACGCAGCCGACGCCCGCCGACAGAGCGGCCCGTACGTCGCCGAACGGCAGCTCCACGCCGTCCAGTCGGGCGCTGCCCGCGGTCGGGGTGTGCAGTCCGGCGAACGTCTCG
Coding sequences:
- a CDS encoding ABC transporter permease, producing MADTKAAPAAAPPRTAAAGQARTVLLRRARELALLPALVLLMVLGAVVNDSFLTERNLISILGASAALAMVVLAESLVLITGKFDLSLESVVGIAPAVGALLVLPVAQSGWGTELSAAPALLAVLLVGAAVGAFNGVLVVKFRLNAFIVTLAMLIVLRGLLVGATKGKTLFGMPDAFYALATTTFLTVPLSVWVAAGAFAAVGLVLRYHRVGRALYAIGGNADAARAAGIRVERVMLGVFVVAGTLAAVGGIMQTGYVGAISANQGNNMIFTVFAAAVIGGISLDGGRGTMFGALTGVLLLGVVQNLLTLAQVPSFWIQAIYGGIILVALMIARVTTGRAQD